A genome region from Streptomyces sp. NBC_01296 includes the following:
- a CDS encoding DUF4360 domain-containing protein has product MIKSLRTARTVLTAAAVTGCLVTLTPSAGADATTAAAPPGRVAVDVASVNGSGCRPGSAAVAVAPDNSAFTVTYSEYLASAGGGVAATEGRKNCLLSLLVHVPQGYTYAVSHVDYRGYGKLEPGATGTQKASYYFQGMSQTANRTHQFHGELDDNWQVTDTTGIEALVFAPCGEQRNFNINTELRADVGTSDKNKTSYMTVDSTDGSINSVYHFSWKQCPVRR; this is encoded by the coding sequence GTGATCAAGTCACTTCGCACCGCTCGCACCGTACTGACCGCCGCCGCCGTGACCGGATGCCTCGTCACGCTCACCCCCTCGGCCGGGGCCGACGCCACGACCGCCGCCGCACCCCCCGGCCGGGTGGCCGTCGACGTCGCCTCGGTCAACGGCTCGGGCTGCCGTCCCGGCAGCGCCGCCGTCGCCGTGGCTCCCGACAACTCGGCCTTCACCGTCACCTACAGCGAGTACCTGGCCTCGGCCGGCGGCGGCGTCGCCGCCACCGAAGGCCGCAAGAACTGCCTCCTCTCCCTCCTCGTGCACGTCCCGCAGGGCTACACGTACGCCGTGTCCCACGTCGACTACCGGGGCTACGGCAAGCTGGAGCCGGGCGCGACCGGTACCCAGAAGGCCAGCTACTACTTCCAGGGCATGAGCCAGACCGCCAACCGCACCCACCAGTTCCACGGCGAGCTCGACGACAACTGGCAGGTGACCGACACCACCGGCATCGAAGCCCTCGTCTTCGCCCCCTGCGGCGAGCAGCGCAACTTCAACATCAACACCGAGCTGCGCGCGGACGTCGGGACTTCCGACAAGAACAAGACGAGCTACATGACCGTCGACTCCACGGACGGCAGCATCAACAGCGTGTACCACTTCTCGTGGAAGCAGTGTCCGGTCCGGCGCTGA
- a CDS encoding galactose oxidase-like domain-containing protein, whose amino-acid sequence MPGPLVRRSAVLSACVAVAAALAPLAAPAPPASAAAVGHESPPGQHRADEGAARVEADADEAAVIGEEHARAHAQRRNDAKGPKEYPQEKRTKSLASLRASQQKANAAFPPARFGRFTEFFPSPDFGVHTALLPTGKVLLFSFERVEVNPTKETGPTDRIGRTNAGRAFLWDPARGTGARAFKKVEPPTVLMPDSTHTPRPAPFFCAGHAFLPNGMVGVFGGNTGGKGGSGAKLSFVFDPWTEKWFRNQDMSVGRWYPSVVTGADGRQIIMSGQSERGTGTPTPVVERFPALRHPVPWGPYDIPIDLASERLRADAPFRNDYPHLFSLRDGMIYGLGRDADQQWLFDPVKETRTDLPRRPADFRGYGSAVPLPAGFRGPDSVLVLGGDPHDPNTYRLSGGRWTTEEPRAFGRTQDDTLILPDGTLLTVNGALDTRNYGHGPFNPQADLSYRQIELRDARGRWRLGPAQRLPRGYHSNALVLPDGRMMVTGDELQQIANDPDIRDKMDGSIELYEPAYLHRGVRPALDRAPGGELGYGAGFEVRSSTAARVTRAVLLAPTTVTHAVNTSQRHLELPITGVHGDAIGLRTPPSAADAPPGYYMLFLLDGKGVPSTAKWVKLGARR is encoded by the coding sequence ATGCCCGGTCCGCTCGTACGGCGGTCCGCCGTGCTGTCCGCATGCGTGGCCGTGGCCGCCGCTCTCGCACCCCTCGCCGCCCCCGCACCGCCCGCCTCCGCCGCGGCGGTCGGCCACGAATCCCCGCCGGGACAGCACCGGGCCGACGAGGGCGCTGCCCGGGTCGAGGCGGACGCCGACGAGGCCGCCGTGATCGGCGAGGAGCACGCCCGGGCGCACGCGCAGCGGCGGAACGACGCCAAGGGCCCCAAGGAGTACCCGCAGGAGAAGCGCACCAAGAGCCTCGCCTCCCTCAGAGCCTCCCAGCAGAAGGCCAACGCCGCTTTTCCCCCTGCGCGGTTCGGCCGGTTCACGGAGTTCTTCCCCTCCCCCGATTTCGGCGTCCACACCGCCCTGCTGCCCACCGGCAAGGTGCTGCTCTTCTCCTTCGAACGCGTGGAGGTCAACCCCACCAAGGAGACCGGGCCCACCGACCGCATCGGCCGGACCAACGCGGGCCGCGCCTTCCTGTGGGACCCGGCCCGGGGCACCGGAGCCCGGGCGTTCAAGAAAGTGGAACCGCCGACCGTCCTGATGCCCGACAGTACGCACACACCGCGCCCGGCGCCGTTCTTCTGCGCGGGGCACGCCTTCCTGCCCAACGGCATGGTCGGGGTCTTCGGCGGCAACACCGGCGGCAAAGGCGGCAGCGGCGCCAAGCTGTCGTTCGTGTTCGACCCGTGGACCGAGAAGTGGTTCCGCAACCAGGACATGTCCGTCGGCCGCTGGTACCCCTCGGTCGTGACGGGGGCGGACGGGCGGCAGATCATCATGTCCGGCCAGTCCGAGCGGGGTACGGGCACGCCCACCCCGGTCGTGGAGCGCTTCCCCGCGCTGCGCCATCCCGTGCCCTGGGGGCCGTACGACATCCCCATCGACCTCGCCTCCGAGCGGCTGCGGGCGGACGCCCCGTTCCGCAACGACTATCCGCACCTGTTCTCGCTGCGCGACGGCATGATCTACGGCCTCGGCCGGGACGCCGACCAGCAGTGGCTGTTCGACCCCGTGAAGGAGACCCGGACCGATCTGCCCCGGCGGCCCGCCGACTTCCGCGGCTACGGCTCGGCGGTGCCGCTGCCGGCCGGGTTCCGCGGCCCCGACTCCGTACTGGTGCTCGGCGGCGATCCGCACGACCCGAACACCTACCGGCTGTCCGGCGGCCGGTGGACCACCGAGGAGCCGCGGGCCTTCGGCCGCACCCAGGACGACACGCTGATCCTGCCGGACGGGACGCTGCTCACGGTCAACGGCGCCCTGGACACCCGCAATTACGGGCACGGGCCGTTCAATCCGCAGGCCGACCTCTCCTACCGCCAGATCGAACTGCGCGACGCGCGGGGCCGCTGGCGGCTCGGACCGGCGCAGCGGCTGCCCCGCGGCTACCACTCCAACGCCCTCGTACTGCCGGACGGCCGGATGATGGTCACCGGCGACGAGCTCCAGCAGATCGCCAACGACCCTGACATCAGGGACAAGATGGACGGCAGCATCGAGCTCTACGAGCCCGCGTACCTGCACCGGGGCGTCCGGCCGGCGCTCGACCGGGCACCCGGTGGCGAGCTGGGCTACGGGGCGGGCTTCGAGGTGCGCAGTTCCACCGCCGCCCGGGTCACCCGGGCCGTGCTCCTGGCGCCGACCACCGTCACCCACGCGGTGAACACCAGCCAGCGCCATCTGGAACTCCCGATCACCGGCGTACACGGCGACGCGATCGGGCTGCGGACACCGCCGAGTGCGGCCGACGCCCCGCCCGGGTACTACATGCTGTTCCTGCTCGACGGGAAAGGGGTGCCGAGCACGGCGAAGTGGGTCAAGCTCGGCGCCCGCCGATAA
- a CDS encoding DMT family transporter: MEANLRWSLITAVAPIAWGTNYYVTREFLPADHPLYGAGFRALPAGLLLLAASRKLPAGSWWWKSLLLGFLNMGGFFALVYVAAQRLPTSAASTVMATAPLVMMLFAWALISERPGPRQLAGAGLGVAGVSLMLLTGSAPMDALGVAASVAAMTMSSFGYVLAKRWSAEVEVLASTAWQLLGGGLLLLPFAAAVEGSPPALDGCELLGFGYVTVVATALAFAAWFAGLRRLPAATVGLLGLLNPVTGVLLGTAIAGETLTFRQICGLLLTVAGILLGRRGGFLTARNGRNSVGSDNVNSRLNYRQ, from the coding sequence ATGGAAGCTAATCTACGGTGGTCGCTGATCACGGCGGTCGCGCCGATCGCATGGGGCACGAACTACTACGTCACCCGGGAGTTCCTGCCCGCCGACCACCCGCTGTACGGGGCGGGCTTCCGGGCGCTGCCCGCCGGGCTGCTGCTCCTGGCCGCCTCCCGGAAGCTGCCCGCCGGATCCTGGTGGTGGAAGTCCCTGCTGCTCGGCTTCCTGAACATGGGCGGGTTCTTCGCGCTGGTCTACGTCGCCGCGCAGCGGCTGCCGACGAGCGCGGCCTCGACCGTCATGGCGACCGCGCCGCTGGTGATGATGCTGTTCGCCTGGGCGCTGATATCCGAACGGCCGGGGCCGCGCCAGCTGGCGGGCGCAGGACTCGGCGTGGCCGGGGTGTCGTTGATGCTGCTGACCGGGTCCGCGCCGATGGACGCCCTCGGCGTGGCGGCCTCCGTGGCCGCCATGACGATGTCCTCGTTCGGCTACGTCCTCGCCAAGCGGTGGAGCGCCGAGGTCGAGGTGCTCGCCTCGACGGCGTGGCAGCTGCTGGGCGGCGGGCTCCTGCTGCTGCCGTTCGCCGCCGCGGTGGAGGGATCTCCGCCGGCCCTGGACGGTTGCGAGCTCCTCGGATTCGGGTATGTCACGGTCGTCGCGACGGCGCTGGCGTTCGCGGCCTGGTTCGCCGGCCTGCGGCGGCTGCCGGCCGCGACGGTCGGCCTGCTGGGGCTGCTGAACCCGGTCACTGGCGTCCTGTTGGGCACGGCGATCGCCGGGGAAACGCTCACCTTCCGACAGATCTGTGGGCTCCTGCTGACCGTGGCGGGCATCCTACTCGGGCGGAGGGGAGGATTCCTCACCGCTCGTAACGGGAGGAATTCAGTAGGTAGCGATAACGTAAATTCGCGGCTGAATTACCGTCAATAA
- a CDS encoding MarR family winged helix-turn-helix transcriptional regulator — MKQEPYGTQAAAPADHVARIQAEWARERPDVDVAPQGVIGRLHRLGLLLTDRLCLVYRRYGLSEGEFDVLAALRRAGEPYERAPGELAVHTMVTTGAMTKRIDRLERDGLVARRRSAADGRGRVVALTPAGRELIDRAFSEHMENERTLLEGLTPQQAAQLESLLTAWLARVEPPPAP; from the coding sequence GTGAAGCAGGAACCGTATGGAACGCAAGCGGCAGCGCCCGCCGACCACGTCGCCCGCATCCAGGCCGAGTGGGCCCGTGAACGCCCGGACGTCGACGTCGCCCCGCAGGGCGTGATCGGGCGGCTGCACCGGCTCGGGCTGCTGCTGACGGACCGCCTCTGCCTCGTCTACCGCCGCTACGGGCTGAGCGAGGGGGAGTTCGACGTGCTGGCCGCGCTGCGCCGCGCGGGCGAACCGTACGAGCGGGCGCCCGGTGAACTGGCCGTGCACACCATGGTGACGACGGGCGCGATGACCAAGCGGATCGACCGGCTCGAACGGGACGGCCTCGTCGCACGCCGCCGTTCCGCCGCCGACGGCCGGGGCCGGGTGGTCGCGCTCACCCCGGCGGGGCGCGAGCTGATCGACCGGGCGTTCAGCGAGCACATGGAGAACGAGCGGACCCTGCTCGAGGGCCTCACCCCGCAGCAGGCCGCACAGCTCGAGTCGCTCCTCACCGCCTGGCTGGCCCGGGTCGAGCCGCCGCCCGCGCCCTGA
- a CDS encoding MBL fold metallo-hydrolase, producing MKNESRQSIMLGDVEITRVIEWTGPLGPPRNLVPGVGAEVWKENEDWLSPDHWETDSDRTVLALQTWVLRSAGKTVLVDTGVGNGRERPGSPLFHHRQGDFLGELARAGVRPQDVDIVVNTHVHGDHVGWNTVAADGGWVPAFPNAQYLIPAADDHHFGPGNGYGGGLREDDRLIYEDSIAPVHHAGQAVLWDGAHRIDEHLTLESAPGHTPGSAVLRLASGTDRAVFVGDLLHSPVQILEPACNSCFCLDAGQAAASRRRILERAADEAELLVPAHFGGTGAVEVRRQGQKFALGEWAGYVEVG from the coding sequence ATGAAGAACGAGAGCAGGCAGAGCATCATGCTGGGCGACGTCGAGATCACCCGGGTCATCGAATGGACAGGGCCGTTAGGGCCGCCGCGCAACCTCGTGCCGGGCGTCGGGGCAGAGGTGTGGAAGGAGAACGAGGACTGGCTGTCGCCGGACCACTGGGAGACGGACAGCGACCGGACGGTGCTCGCCCTGCAGACCTGGGTCCTGCGCAGCGCCGGGAAGACCGTCCTGGTCGACACGGGCGTGGGCAACGGGCGGGAGCGGCCCGGCTCGCCGCTCTTCCACCACCGGCAGGGCGATTTCCTCGGGGAGCTGGCACGGGCCGGAGTCCGGCCGCAGGACGTGGACATCGTCGTGAACACCCACGTGCACGGCGACCACGTCGGCTGGAACACCGTGGCCGCGGACGGGGGTTGGGTGCCGGCCTTCCCCAACGCCCAGTACCTCATCCCGGCCGCGGACGACCACCACTTCGGGCCCGGCAACGGGTACGGCGGCGGCCTCCGGGAGGACGACCGGCTGATCTACGAGGACAGCATCGCGCCCGTCCACCACGCCGGGCAGGCGGTGCTCTGGGACGGCGCGCACCGCATCGACGAGCACCTCACCCTCGAGTCCGCGCCCGGACACACCCCCGGATCCGCCGTCCTGCGGCTCGCCTCCGGGACCGACCGGGCCGTCTTCGTCGGCGACCTGCTGCACAGCCCGGTGCAGATCCTGGAGCCCGCCTGCAACAGCTGCTTCTGCCTGGATGCCGGGCAGGCCGCCGCCAGCCGCCGCCGGATCCTCGAACGCGCCGCCGACGAAGCCGAGTTGCTCGTACCCGCTCACTTCGGCGGGACGGGAGCGGTGGAAGTGCGCCGCCAGGGGCAGAAGTTCGCCCTCGGGGAGTGGGCGGGCTACGTCGAGGTCGGGTAA
- a CDS encoding AraC family transcriptional regulator: MDVVSDAIAAVRIGRPSSNRVRVSGRWCTRFAPYEGAGFHVVLEGCCWLLPDDGGPPVSLGPGDAVLLPHGTGHVIADSPADAAAVARAVPFELRPAGTLPGRAAAAAPGEVEMLCGKYRLDRSRVHPLMLELPKVVHLPNRVGVHPELRAAISLLGGELGGEPRPGACMAVPSLLDLLLVYMIRSWMAEGPGGVWSAVLGDPVAAAALRALHSDPAAPWTNDRLAAEAGVSRPTLARRFTALVGRPPMAYLTWWRLTYAATLLRDTPDPLAAIARRVGYGTPYAFSHAFSREFGTTPGRYRDAVAKAW; this comes from the coding sequence ATGGATGTGGTGAGCGACGCCATCGCGGCCGTACGGATCGGCCGACCCTCCTCCAACCGTGTCCGGGTGAGCGGGCGTTGGTGCACGCGCTTCGCCCCGTACGAGGGTGCGGGCTTCCACGTGGTGCTGGAGGGCTGCTGCTGGCTGCTGCCCGACGACGGCGGCCCGCCGGTCTCCCTCGGCCCCGGCGATGCGGTGCTGCTGCCGCACGGTACGGGGCACGTGATCGCCGACTCCCCCGCCGATGCGGCGGCTGTGGCGCGGGCGGTGCCGTTCGAGCTGCGGCCCGCCGGGACGCTGCCGGGCCGGGCCGCGGCGGCCGCCCCGGGCGAGGTGGAGATGCTGTGCGGCAAGTACCGGCTCGACCGCAGCCGGGTCCACCCGCTCATGCTGGAGCTGCCGAAGGTGGTCCACCTGCCGAACCGGGTGGGAGTGCACCCCGAACTGCGGGCGGCGATCTCCCTGTTGGGCGGCGAGCTCGGCGGCGAGCCGCGGCCGGGGGCCTGTATGGCGGTGCCCAGCCTGCTCGACCTGCTGCTCGTCTACATGATCCGTTCCTGGATGGCCGAGGGCCCGGGCGGAGTCTGGTCGGCCGTCCTCGGCGACCCGGTCGCGGCCGCCGCCCTGCGGGCGCTGCACTCGGATCCGGCCGCGCCCTGGACCAACGACCGGCTGGCGGCCGAGGCGGGCGTCTCCCGTCCCACGCTGGCGCGCCGGTTCACCGCGCTGGTCGGCCGCCCGCCGATGGCGTACCTGACGTGGTGGCGGCTGACGTACGCCGCCACCCTGCTCCGGGACACCCCGGATCCGCTGGCCGCGATCGCGCGCCGGGTGGGGTACGGCACGCCGTACGCCTTCTCGCACGCCTTCAGCAGGGAGTTCGGGACCACACCGGGCCGCTACCGGGACGCGGTGGCGAAGGCTTGGTAG